Genomic DNA from Nocardioides aquaticus:
CGAGCAGGTTCTGGCGGAAGCGCCCCTGCTTGCCCTTGAGCATGTCGGACAGCGACTTCAGCGGCCGGTTGCCCGGGCCGGTGACGGGACGACCGCGGCGACCGTTGTCGAACAGCGAGTCGACGGCCTCCTGGAGCATCCGCTTCTCGTTGTTGACGATGATCTCGGGCGCGCCGAGGTCGAGCAGGCGCTTGAGCCGGTTGTTGCGGTTGATCACGCGGCGGTACAGGTCGTTGAGGTCGGAGGTCGCGAAGCGGCCACCGTCCAGCTGCACCATCGGACGCAGGTCCGGCGGGATGACCGGCACCGCGTCGAGGACCATGCCCTCGGGCTTGTTGCCGGTCTTGCGGAACGCGTCGACGACCTTGAGCCGCTTGAGCGCGCGCACCTTGCGCTGGCCCTTGCCGTTGGCGATGGTGTCGCGCAGCGACTCCACCTCGGCCTCGATGTCGAAGTTCTGCAGGCGCTTCTGGATCGCCGTGGCGCCCATGAAGCCCTCGAAGTACTTGCCGAACCAGTTCTTCATCTCGCGGTAGAGCATCTCGTCGCCCATGAGGTCCTGGATCTTCAGCGACTTGAAGGTGTTCCAGACCTCGTCGAGGCGCGCGATCTCGTTCTCCGAGCGCTTGCGCAGCTGCGCCATCTCGCGCTCGGCGCCGTCCTTGACCTTGCGGCGCTGGTCGGCCTTGGCACCCTCGGCCTCCAGGGCCGCGAGGTCCTCCTCGAGCTTGCGGGCGCGGTCCTCGATCATGCCGTCGCGACGCTTCTCGAGCCGCTCGCGCTCGAGGCCGACCTTGCCCTCGAGCTCGGACAGGTCGCGGTGCCGCGCGTCCTCGTCGACGGAGGTGATCATGTAGGCCGCGAAGTAGATGACCTTCTCGAGGTCCTTCGGGGCCAGGTCGAGCAGGTAGCCCAGGCGGCTCGGGACGCCCTTGAAGTACCAGATGTGGGTCACGGGAGCGGCGAGCTCGATGTGGCCCATCCGCTCGCGACGCACCTTGGAGCGGGTCACCTCGACGCCGCAGCGCTCGCAGATGATGCCCTTGAAGCGCACGCGCTTGTACTTGCCGCAGTAGCACTCCCAGTCCCGGGTGGGACCGAAGATCTTCTCGCAGAAGAGGCCGTCACGCTCCGGCTTGAGCGTGCGGTAGTTGATGGTCTCAGGCTTCTTGACCTCACCGTGGCTCCAGCCGCGGATGTCCTCCGCGGTGGCCAGGCCGATCTGGAGCTGGTCGAAGAAGTTCACGTCGAGCACGATGGCTGCAACCCTTCAGTTGTTCTTAGAAAAAGCGGGGTGGGGGGCGCGGAGGCCGCGTCCGCCGGCCACGAGGGCCGGCGGACGCGGGCCCTCACACCTCTTCGACCGTGTTGGGCTCGCGCCGGGAGAGGTCGATGCCGAGCTCCTCGGCTGCACGGAAGACGTCGTCCTCCGCGTCGCGCATCTCGATGGCCGTGCCGTCCTGGGACAGCACCTCCACGTTGAGGCACAGCGACTGCATCTCCTTGACGAGCACCTTGAACGACTCGGGGATGCCCGAGTCCGGGATGTTCTCGCCCTTGACGATGGCCTCGTAGACCTTCACGCGACCGGGCACGTCGTCGGACTTGATCGTCAGCAGCTCCTGCAGGGCGTACGCGGCGCCGTACGCCTCCATCGCCCAGACCTCCATCTCGCCGAACCGCTGGCCACCGAACTGGGCCTTACCGCCCAGGGGCTGCTGCGTGATCATCGAGTACGGACCCGTCGAGCGCGCGTGGATCTTGTCGTCGACGAGGTGGTGGAGCTTGAGGATGTACATGTAGCCCACCGAGACCGGGTCCGCGAACGGCTCGCCGGAGCGGCCGTCGAACAGGTCGGCCTTGCCGGTCTCGTTGATCATCCGCACACCGTCGCGGTTCGGGGTGGTCGACCCGAGCAGCCCGGTGATCTCGTCCTCGCGCGCACCGTCGAAGACCGGGGTGGCGACCTTCGAGTTGCCCGGGGCCTGGGCGGCGTTGATCCGCGTCAGGCGCTGCTTCCAGTCGGCGTCGGCGGGGTCGTCGGACAGGTTGAGGTCCCAGCCCTGCTTGGCCAGCCAGCCCAGGTGCAGCTCGAGGATCTGGCCGACGTTCATCCGGCGCGGGACGCCGAGCGGGTTCAGCACGACGTCGACGGGGGTGCCGTCCTCCATGAACGGCATGTCCTCGACCGGCAGGATCTTGGCGATGACGCCCTTGTTGCCGTGGCGCCCGGCGAGCTTGTCGCCGACCGAGATCTTGCGCTTCTGCGCGACGTAGACGCGGACCAGCTGGTTCACGCCCGGCGGCAGCTCGTCGCCCTCCTCGCGGTCGAAGACGCGGACGCCGATGACGGTGCCGGACTCGCCGTGGGGGACCTTCATCGAGGTGTCGCGCACCTCGCGCGCCTTCTCGCCGAAGATCGCGCGGAGCAGGCGCTCCTCGGGGGTCAGCTCGGTCTCGCCCTTGGGCGTGACCTTGCCGACGAGGATGTCGCCGGTGGTGACCTCGGCGCCGATGCGGATGATCCCGCGCTCGTCGAGGTCGGCCAGGCCCTCCTCGGAGACGTTCGGAATGTCCCGGGTGATCTCCTCGGGGCCCAGCTTGGTGTCGCGGGCGTCGACCTCGTGCTCCTCGATGTGGATCGAGGTGAGGACGTCCTCCTGCACCAGGCGCTGGGAGAGGATGATCGCGTCCTCGTAGTTGTGGCCCTGCCACGGCATGAACGCGACCAGCAGGTTCGTGCCCAGCGCCATCTCGGCGTCGTCGGTGCACGGTCCGTCGGCCACGGGGGTGCCGAACTCGAGCCGGTCGCCCTCGGCCACCAGCGGGCGCTGGTTGATGCAGGTGCCCTGGTTGGAGCGCTTGAACTTCGAGAGCCGGTAGCTGGAGTACGTGCCGTCGTCGTTGAGGGTCTCGACCAGGTCGGCCGAGACCTCCTTGACCACGCCGGGCTTCGTCGCGGTGACGACGTCGCCGGCGTCCACCGCGGCACGGAACTCGATGCCGGTGCCGACGATCGGGCTGTCGCTGCGGATCAGCGGGACGGCCTGACGCTGCATGTTGGCGCCCATGAGCGCACGGTTGGCGTCGTCGTGCTCGAGGAACGGGATCAGCGCGGTCGCGACCGACACCATCTGGCGGGGCGAGACGTCCATGTAGTCGACCTCGCCGGCCAGCAGCTCGGAGACCTCGCCGTCGCGCTGGCGGACCAGCACGCGCTCGTTGGTGAAGGTGCCGTTCTCGTCGATCGCCGCGTTGGCCTGCGCGATGACGAAGTGGTCCTCGTCGTCGGCGGTGAGGTAGTCGATCTGGTCGGTGACCCGGCCCTCGACGACCTTGCGGTACGGCGTCTCGACGAACCCGAACGGGTTGATCCGGCCGAAGGAGGCCAGCGACCCGATCAGGCCGATGTTCGGGCCCTCCGGGGTCTCGATCGGGCACATCCGGCCGTAGTGGCTGTGGTGGACGTCGCGGACCTCCATGCCGGCGCGGTCGCGCGAGAGACCGCCGGGGCCCAGCGCGGACAGGCGACGCTTGTGCGTCAGGCCCGCGATCGGGTTGGTCTGGTCCATGAACTGGCTGAGCTGGGAGGTCCCGAAGAACTCCTTGAGCGCGGCCACGACCGGGCGGATGTTGATCAGCGACTGCGGCGTGATGGCCTCGACGTCCTGGGTGGTCATCCGCTCGCGCACCACGCGCTCCATGCGGGCCAGGCCCGTACGCAGCTGGTTCTGGATGAGCTCGCCGACGGTGCGCATCCGGCGGTTGCCGAAGTGGTCGATGTCGTCGGAGGCGATCTCCCAGGTGCCCTGGGGGCCTCGACGTCGGCCTTGCCGTCGTGCAGCGCCACGATGTAGCGGATGGTGTTGACGACGTCGCTGATGGTCAGCGTCTGCTTGTCGAAGGCCTCGACCAGGCCGAGCTTCTTGTTGATCTTGTAGCGACCGACCTTGGCCAGGTCGTAGCGCTTGGGGTTGAAGTAGTAGTTCTTCAGCAGCGTCAGCGCGGCCTCGCGGGTGGGCGGCTCGCCCGGGCGCAGCTTGCGGTAGATGTCGAGCAGCGCGTCGTCGGGACCCTGGGTGTGGTCCTTCTCCTCGGTCAGCTGGATCGACTCGTAGCCGCGCAGCTCGGCCATCACGGCCTCGTAGTCGTACTCCTCGCCGGTGTCCTCGGCGACGGCCTGCAGGGCCTTGAGCAGGACGGTGACGTTCTGCTTGCGCTTGCGGTCCAGGCGGACGCCGACGAGGTCGCGCTTGTCGACCTCGAACTCCAGCCAGGCGCCGCGGGAGGGGATCAGGCGCGAGGTGTAGATGTCCTTGTCGGACGTCTTGTCGGCCGAGCGCTCGAAGTAGACGCCCGGGCTGCGGACCAGCTGGGAGACGACGACGCGCTCGGTGCCGTTGATGACGAAGGTGCCCTTGTCGGTCATCAGGGGGAAGTCGCCCATGAAGACCGTCTGGCCCTTGATCTCACCGGTGTCGTTGTTGGTGAACTCCGCCGACACGTAGAGGGGCGCGGAGTAGGTGAAGTCCTTCTCCTTGCACTCGTCCACGGTGTACTTGGGGTCGTAGAAGACCGGGTTCTCGAACGAGAGCGACATCGTCTCGGAGAAGTCCTCGATCGGCGAGATCTCCTCGAAGATCTCCTGGAGCCCCGACTTGCGGGACGAGTCCTGGCCCTCGGCCAGGCGCTGCTCGACGCGGGCGTCCCAGGCCTCGTTGCCGATCAGCCAGTCGAAGCTGTCGGTCTGCAGGGCCAGGAGCTGCGGGAGCTCGAGCGGCTCGTCGATCTTGGCGAACGAGATGCGACGGGGGTGGGAGGAAGCGGTGGTGCTGCGCGCGGCCAAGAGGAGTCCTTCGAGAGGGTCGTCGGTTGGCGGCGCCCACCGACCACTGCTCCGGTCATCCGGACAGAGCGGAGAGCATCTGAGGGCAGGCGCAATGCGCCACGATACAGCCAACAGGGGCGCGTGACAAGGCCGTCCGCGCCGCACCCGGAGCGTGCGCCGATCATGCTCCCCCGCCGGGCGGCAGGTCAAGCACCTCCGGGGCGGGTCGTGGACGGACCAGACCGCCGTACGGGCGTGGCGGCGCACCGGGTCGGGCGCCGGCGGGGGGACGACTCCCCGGTCCGCGACTCGTGGGCCGGACGAGGTGCGCTACTCCGGGGCGGGCGTGGTCTGGAGCCGGTCGACGCGCCACTCGTCTCCCTCGCGGACCATGGTCACCGTGACCTGGTCGCGGTAGACCACCGGCTCGGTGACCTGCTTGTTGGTGGTCGGCCGGTTGACGAACAGCAGCACCTCGACGGCGTCCGGGGAGGTCCGCACCACCGAGGAGGCGATCACCTCGGCGCGGACGACCGCCTCGGTGCGCGGGGCGTTGTCGGAGATCACCGTGAAGAGCTGGGTGTACTCCTCCTGGTAGTCCTCGGTCAGGTACGACCGCGCGGCCTCGGCGTCCTCCTCGAGCTCGCGGTAGTCGTAGGACAGCACCGGCACGATCGCCTGCTCGGCCGCGGACTGGGCGGTGTCGACCTCGTCGGGGTCGACGTGCGGACGGAACCACACCACGGCGGCCAGGACGACCGTCGCGACGGCCAGCACGCCGACCACGGCGAGCAGCAGCACCGGCAGCCGCCGCCCGGACCGACCGGCCGGGTCCTCCCCCGTCGTCGACCGCTCGTCGGCCCGGGTCGCGGCGACGGGCACCGGCTCCGGGACCGGGACGGGCTCCTCCCCGGCCGGCAGCGAGGCGTCGTACGCCCGGCGCCGGTCGGCGTCGAGGAGCACCTCGGCGGCCTCGTTGGCCGAGCGGAACCGGCGGTCGGAGGGGTCGAGGTCGGCGATGCTGCGGCGCCAGGCGCTGCGCACCTCGTCCGGGGTGGCGTCGCGGTCGACGCCCAGGACGTCGTACCAGGTCGGGCTCATCGGCCCCTCCCGCCGTTGCCGCCGCCGCCACCGGCGCCCGGGACCTCCGTGGGGACCTCCGAGGGCACCTGCTGCGGCGCCTCGGTGGCCTCGCCGGTGACCGGCACGAAGTCGTCGACCAGCCACTCGCCGCCGGTGCGCACCAGCGCCACCTCGACCCGGAACGGCGCCGGCTCGTCCTCGACCCGCTCGGCGTCCTGCACGTCGGCGCCGCGCCCGGCGGTGGCCGGGTAGGAGTTCACGAACGACCCCGCGACCAGCACCCGGGCGGAGTCGGCGTCCAGGGAGCTGACCCCGGTCGCGAAGACCTCGGTGGTCCGCGCCAGGCCCGCGCCCGAGACGGTCTGCTCCGCGGCGACCACGCCCTGCTCGAACGAGGCCTGGAACTTGGGCGTGATGACCTCCTCGACCCCGGCCCGGTAGTCCGGCATCGTCCCGTCCTCGGCCAGCAGGTCGGGCCCGTAGGTGTTGATCCGCAGCATGAACTGACGGGCCTGGCTCATCACGACCTCGCGCTCGGGCTGCACCGGGTCGTCCCCCGAGACCAGGGCACCGACCCGCTCGGTCACGGAGCCGTCGGCGCCGCTGGTGCGCTGGGCGTAGGCCACCGCGAGGACCGCCAGGGCCAGCACCAGGAGCAGCACCAGGCCCCCGAGGACGAGCCCGCGGACGCGGTTCGCACGGCTCGTCGCGGTCACTCCCGACCCGAGGCCAGGGGCTGGAGGTACAACCACTTCCACGAGTCCTTTCCGAGTGAGCGCGGGGCCACGCTACCCGGCTGCCCGGCCTCGAGCGCGGCCGCGTCGACGTCCCAGTCGACCTGCTCGGTCGCGGGGTCGTACGACGCCACGACCTGCTCCTCGTAGTCGGCCGGGGCGCGGGGGATGTTCTGCGCACCGCGGGCGTTGCTCTCGGCCGCGGACTCGGTGCAGCGGGCGTCGGTGTTCATCGGCAGGTCGGCACGCTCGTCGGGCGACCGCTTCTCGGTCCCCTCGTACCCCCGGTTGCACACCGGCTGGTCGGTGATGATCAGCCCGAAGTGGGCGTCCATCAGCCCGGTGTCGGGGCTGCGGGCCACGACGGTCAGCCCGCCCTCGACCACGTACGGGTAGAGGATCAGCAGCTGCTCGATGCCGTCCAGGTTCTTCACGACCACCTCGCCCGTGGTCACCAGCCGGTTCAGCAGCTGGCCGAGCTCGACGCGGTTGTCCTCGATCAGGCCCCGCAGCTGCAGCGCGGTCCCCGAGCCGGTGTCGATGATCTGGCGCAGGTCGCCGTCGGCGTCGACCAGCGTGTCGCTGACCAGCTCCAGGTCGTTCGAGAAGCTGCGGATCGCCGACTCCGAGTCCACCTGGGTCCGGAGCACGGTGTTGCCGTCGCGCAGCAGCCGCTGGGTGGTGTCGAAGTTGGCGTCCGCGGTCTCCAGGAAGGAGCTGCCGGAGTCGATGATGCGCTGCAGGTCGGGCCCGGTGCCGGCGAAGGCCGTGCCGAGCTCCAGCACGGTCGTGCGCAGCGCCTTGCGGTTCACCGAGCCGACGGTCGTGGAGACGCTCTCCAGCAGGGTCTCGGTGGCCACCGGGGTCCGGGTGTCGCCCATGGCGATCTCCGAGTCCTCGGTCAGGTACGGCTTCTCGTCGCTCTGCGGCTGGAGCTCGACGTACTGCTCGCCGACCGCGGACCGGTTGCCGACCACGGCGAGGCTGTCGGCCGGGATGTCGTCGTAGTCCTTCTCGATCGAGAGGTAGGCGTCGACACCGCCCTCGACCAGCTCGAGCTTCTCGACGCTGCCCACGCCGACCCCGCGGTAGGTGACCTCACCGGCGGCGAAGGTGCCGCCGGACTCGGCGAGGTGCGCCACCACGGTGTAGGTGTCGTCGTAGAAGATCCGGTCCAGCCGGGCGTAGCGGGCCCCGACGAACGAGACCCCGACCATCGTGATGATCGCGAACACGATCAGCTGCATCTTCGTGCGGCGCGTGATCACTGGGTCACCATCCCGGGGACGAGGAGCGTGGTCAGGGCGGGGTCGTAGACGTCGACGAGCTGGGCGAGGGTCGGGCCGGACGCGGCCGTGGGAGCCGCACGGGTGGGACCGAACGCGGCACGGTTGCCGAGGATGCCGCCGAGCAGGCCGCCGTTGCCACCGCCGTTGCCACCGCCGTTCCCGCCACCGCCGTTGTTCCTGCCGCCGCCGTTGTTGCCGCCCCCGCCGTTGTCGTTGCCGCCGAGGAGACCGCCGCCACCGAGGAGCCCGCCGCCGCCGCCGTTGCCGCCGCCCAGCAGACCGCCGCCGCCGCCGCCGAGCAGGTCAGGCAGACCACCGAGGAGGTCGTCGAGGACCCCGGGGAGCAGGTCGCCGTTCTCGTCGCAGAACGGCAGGTCGAGACCGGTCGTGCCTGAGACCGCGTCGCAGATGTCGGAGAGCAGGTTGGTGCAGGCCTCCGGGAGCTGCTCGTTCAGGCCGTTGGCCACGCAGTCCTGGACGACGTCGTTCAACGCCTCGCAGGCGCCCTCGGGGTCGATCTGCTTGAGGACTTGCGCCAGGGCCTTCTCGAGCGCGTCGCCGAGCGGCAGGTTCGGCTGGTTCTTCTGG
This window encodes:
- a CDS encoding J domain-containing protein; translation: MSPTWYDVLGVDRDATPDEVRSAWRRSIADLDPSDRRFRSANEAAEVLLDADRRRAYDASLPAGEEPVPVPEPVPVAATRADERSTTGEDPAGRSGRRLPVLLLAVVGVLAVATVVLAAVVWFRPHVDPDEVDTAQSAAEQAIVPVLSYDYRELEEDAEAARSYLTEDYQEEYTQLFTVISDNAPRTEAVVRAEVIASSVVRTSPDAVEVLLFVNRPTTNKQVTEPVVYRDQVTVTMVREGDEWRVDRLQTTPAPE
- a CDS encoding MCE family protein, with amino-acid sequence MITRRTKMQLIVFAIITMVGVSFVGARYARLDRIFYDDTYTVVAHLAESGGTFAAGEVTYRGVGVGSVEKLELVEGGVDAYLSIEKDYDDIPADSLAVVGNRSAVGEQYVELQPQSDEKPYLTEDSEIAMGDTRTPVATETLLESVSTTVGSVNRKALRTTVLELGTAFAGTGPDLQRIIDSGSSFLETADANFDTTQRLLRDGNTVLRTQVDSESAIRSFSNDLELVSDTLVDADGDLRQIIDTGSGTALQLRGLIEDNRVELGQLLNRLVTTGEVVVKNLDGIEQLLILYPYVVEGGLTVVARSPDTGLMDAHFGLIITDQPVCNRGYEGTEKRSPDERADLPMNTDARCTESAAESNARGAQNIPRAPADYEEQVVASYDPATEQVDWDVDAAALEAGQPGSVAPRSLGKDSWKWLYLQPLASGRE